The sequence CACGTCCTGGTGCATGCGGATGAAGTGGCTGTGCGTCCTCAGCCCCAGCGCCTCCATGACGGAGAAGTTGGTGCCGTAGCCGGCGCTGAAGGTGATGGCCGCGCCTGTGCCCAGGTGGTAGCGCGCCAGGGCCTCCTCGAGCGCGTGGGACTGCTCCATCTGGATGATGGCCTCGCTGCCAGGAATCCCGCAGTCGTGCTGCGCGAGGCTCTCCGCCATCAGCGCCTTCACCTTCGGGTCCGAGCCCAGCGCCAGGTAGTCCAGCCCCGACAGGTCCACCGCGCGCACGCCGCGCAGCTCCAGGTGTTTGCCGCCGAAGGGCCCCCGCGTCAGGTGCCGGGGCTCGAACATGGCGACGTCCTCCGCGCCCTTCCGGAAGGCCGCACCCTCGCTCTGGAGAATCTGGATGGTTCCCATGGCCGGATACTCAACCTTTCTCGGATTAATTGAAACTGTTGACATGCGAGTAAAGCTTGAAGAAGCTGAATAATACAAATTCTCCTCGGAGGTCGACGTGAGCGAAGCGGGCGACACCGGCACCCCGGCGTTACAGGCGCTCCTGAGCGCGCTGCGTCAGCGAGGGGGGTACAACCTCATCGCGGAAGAGGCCGCCGACCTGGTTCCCGCGGAGGTGTTGCGGGAGGACCGGAGCCAGCAGGACGCGTACCTGGACGCGCAGGGCATCCGGCAGGAGCAGAAGCCCATCCCTTTCATCGGGCTGCCCTACGTCGTCACACAGCGCGCCTTCGAGCGGATGACGACGAAGTTCCACCAGCTCTTCGGCGTGCTGGAGCGCGTCATCGACCTGTACCTGGACGAGCCGGCGGTGCGGGAGTTCTTCCGCTTCGAGCCACGGCACGAGCGGCTCATCCGGATGGGAGCGCCCTACCGGCCGCGCATCCAGTACTGCCGCTATGACTTCACGCTGGGGCCTGACGGGACGCCCCGCATCTACGAGCTCAACACCCACTCACCGGCGGCGTCGACGTATGCCTGCCACTTCGGACAGATGCTGGCGCGCAGCCAGACGCTGGCGAAGTTGCGGGAGCACGGGCTGCGTCCGCTCCAGGCGCCGCTGGAGCGGCCGGGCTCGTTCGCGCGCGCCATGCTGGGCTCGGCGGCGAAGAATGGCTACCTGCGCGGGGGCACCGGCAACGTGGCGGTGCTGAACAGCCGCTACCTGACGATGAACACGGAATTGGACCACATCGTCGCGCAGTTCCGCGCGCAGGGCTGCGCCGCGGAGCGGGGCTATGTGGAGGACCTGCGCTTCGAGGGAGGCCGGCTGTACCTGGGCGAGCTGCCGGTGTCGCTCGTGTACAACAAGTACGACGACTCGCGGGGCCCGGACGCGTACGAGTGCGCGTTCAGCCGGACGACGGCGGAGGTGCAGGCGTACCTGGACGCGTATCAAGCGCAGGCGATGCTCGCCATCAACTCCTTCCCGAGCATGTACGTGACGGAGCAGAAGAGCACGCTGGCCTTCCTGTGGAGCCCGCTGCTGCACAAGTACCTGGGGCGCGAGGACGTGGCGCTCATCGAGGAAATCGTCCCGCGCACGCGGCTGGTGCGCCACCTGGACGCGGCGGCGCTGGAGGAGGTGGTCGCCCACCGTGACAGCTACGTGCTCAAGCGCTCGCTGGACACGCGCGGGCGCAGCGTCGTCATCGGCCGGAGCACCGCGCCGGACGCGTGGGCGCGCATGGTGTCCGAGGCCCGCGCGGAGCCGCCCGGTGACGACTTCGTGCTGCAGGAGCTGGCCCTGGCCGAGCCCAACATCACCCGGCGGCTGGAAGGGGAGGTGCCCACGCAGGTCTTCACGTCCCTGGCGTGCTTCCTCTTCTGTGGCGAGCCCACGGGGCTCATCGTCCGCACCTCCGTGGAGGAGACGACCAACGTGGGCCGGCGCGGCTTCATGCAGCCTCCCCTGCTCATCGAGGACCCCTCATGGACCCCGTCCTCCATCCGCTGATTGTCGATTCCGGAGTGGACTCGCGGGCCGTGCTGGACGGCTTTCGCGAGCGGCTCGCGCACATGGCCTGGGCGCATGAGACGCCCGACACATTGATGGCGCCCGTGTGGTCCGCGGCCTCGTCGGTGGCGCACTTCGAGAAGCGGCTGGTGGCGCTGTATCGCGCGCACTGCAAGGTGCTGCACGCCCTGCTGATGGGGGACTCGAGGGGCGGGCCGTGGCGGGAGTACGTGAAGCTGCAGCGCGTGGTGGCGGCCCGGAGCCTGGACTGGCCGGTGCTGGGAGAGGACGCGGCGCTGGAGCCGGAGATGTTGCTGACGGAGCGGGCTACGCGGTTTCTCTTCGGCCGGCCGGACATCGTGCTGGGGCCGGATGGTCCGAAGGTGGTGGAGACCAACTTCGACACGGCCGTCGGCGGGCAGGAGCGGCCGGACGGCATGTGGACGATGGCGGCCGAGCTCTTCTCGCCGCCGTCCGAGTACCTGGCGACGGGGCGCCCCCTGGCGGGCATGCGGGACTA comes from Pyxidicoccus parkwaysis and encodes:
- a CDS encoding circularly permuted type 2 ATP-grasp protein, translating into MSEAGDTGTPALQALLSALRQRGGYNLIAEEAADLVPAEVLREDRSQQDAYLDAQGIRQEQKPIPFIGLPYVVTQRAFERMTTKFHQLFGVLERVIDLYLDEPAVREFFRFEPRHERLIRMGAPYRPRIQYCRYDFTLGPDGTPRIYELNTHSPAASTYACHFGQMLARSQTLAKLREHGLRPLQAPLERPGSFARAMLGSAAKNGYLRGGTGNVAVLNSRYLTMNTELDHIVAQFRAQGCAAERGYVEDLRFEGGRLYLGELPVSLVYNKYDDSRGPDAYECAFSRTTAEVQAYLDAYQAQAMLAINSFPSMYVTEQKSTLAFLWSPLLHKYLGREDVALIEEIVPRTRLVRHLDAAALEEVVAHRDSYVLKRSLDTRGRSVVIGRSTAPDAWARMVSEARAEPPGDDFVLQELALAEPNITRRLEGEVPTQVFTSLACFLFCGEPTGLIVRTSVEETTNVGRRGFMQPPLLIEDPSWTPSSIR